One Candidatus Niyogibacteria bacterium genomic region harbors:
- a CDS encoding site-specific DNA-methyltransferase — protein sequence MELSDNEKRDIVKYLEAGKPLPEKYRFLLFDDDREVELLWNGKTNEVTNVVLPFQVIEQIDEPRSDAKFGNQNSLFDTSGRQITGWTNKLIWGDNKLILSSLKNGPLRKEIEAQGGLKLIYIDPPFDVGADFSMDIKIGDGEDEESFTKKPSVIEEIAYRDTWGKGADSFIAMIYERLKLMHDLLAADGSIYVHCDWRVNSYMRLVLDEIFGKDNFRNEIVWKRTYSTKAQSVGYGKTHELILFYAKSETTKLKQLYQKPADDYVDKYFNKTDENGKKYQSLSLTQQGQGPARFFGDRLIEPPNGMHWIWGQDRITKAFQEGRIVFTKNNFPRLKKYLEEWNEQGRPVDGLWVDDEVGPLNSWHGESLDYPTQKPESMLGRIIQSSSNEGDLVADFFCGSGTTLAVAEKLGRKWIGSDLGKFGIHTSRKRMIGVQRELKKESKNFRAFEILNVGRYERENFLATNNDLRAEEKSKQADRKEKEFVKLILSAYKAEPVESFVNVIGKKRDRLVAVGPIDTPVSSKLVQDIVNECIEKGITKIDVLGFDYEMGLDFSQYKDQGIDIAFRIIPREVFDRKAVEKGQVKFYDVAFIEAKPIIKGRGSEKEISIELTDFSVFYNQDDSGEIAEALRPGGSKVVVEDGQVVKITKDKKTEEISKEVLTKKWSDWIDYWAVDFDFASRKEIIKIIEDGEEKEVWTGDYIFDNEWQSFRTKKNRNLDLVTPPKVATKGKHKIAVKVVDIFGNDTTKVIEVNI from the coding sequence ATGGAACTATCAGACAACGAAAAAAGAGATATCGTGAAATATTTGGAAGCGGGAAAACCGCTTCCGGAAAAGTATCGTTTTTTGCTTTTTGATGATGATAGAGAAGTTGAGTTACTTTGGAATGGTAAGACAAATGAGGTAACGAATGTTGTCTTACCTTTTCAAGTTATTGAGCAAATAGACGAGCCGAGGAGCGACGCAAAATTTGGCAATCAAAATTCTCTTTTTGACACCTCGGGACGACAAATAACCGGATGGACGAATAAATTGATTTGGGGAGACAATAAATTGATTCTCTCATCTCTTAAAAATGGACCGCTTCGCAAAGAAATAGAAGCGCAGGGCGGTTTGAAATTGATTTATATTGACCCGCCGTTTGATGTTGGGGCGGACTTTTCTATGGATATAAAAATTGGTGATGGTGAGGATGAAGAAAGTTTTACAAAAAAACCGTCAGTGATAGAAGAAATTGCCTATCGCGACACTTGGGGCAAAGGTGCGGATAGTTTTATTGCGATGATTTATGAGCGATTGAAACTCATGCACGATTTGCTTGCCGCAGACGGAAGTATTTATGTGCATTGTGACTGGAGAGTGAATAGCTATATGAGGTTAGTTTTAGATGAGATTTTTGGTAAGGATAACTTTAGAAATGAAATTGTTTGGAAAAGAACATACTCAACAAAAGCACAGAGTGTTGGTTATGGTAAAACGCATGAGCTTATTTTGTTTTACGCAAAAAGTGAGACTACTAAATTAAAGCAACTTTACCAAAAACCAGCTGATGATTATGTAGATAAATATTTTAATAAAACAGATGAGAATGGCAAAAAGTACCAATCTTTGAGTTTGACTCAGCAAGGACAGGGTCCCGCTAGATTTTTTGGGGACAGACTAATTGAACCACCCAATGGGATGCATTGGATTTGGGGGCAAGACCGAATAACAAAAGCTTTTCAGGAAGGTAGAATAGTTTTTACAAAAAACAATTTTCCGAGACTTAAGAAATATCTTGAAGAATGGAATGAACAAGGTCGTCCGGTTGATGGACTTTGGGTTGATGATGAAGTTGGACCATTAAACTCCTGGCACGGGGAATCGCTGGATTACCCTACACAAAAACCGGAGTCAATGCTTGGGCGTATAATTCAATCCTCTTCAAATGAAGGCGATCTTGTTGCTGATTTCTTCTGCGGTTCGGGGACAACGCTTGCGGTTGCTGAAAAACTCGGCAGAAAATGGATTGGCTCTGACTTGGGGAAATTTGGCATACATACATCACGAAAGAGAATGATTGGCGTACAGCGAGAATTGAAAAAGGAAAGCAAAAATTTCAGGGCTTTTGAAATCTTAAATGTTGGTAGATACGAAAGAGAAAATTTCCTCGCGACAAATAACGACTTGCGAGCGGAAGAGAAATCAAAACAAGCCGATAGAAAAGAAAAAGAATTTGTAAAACTCATTCTCTCTGCGTACAAAGCGGAGCCGGTGGAATCTTTTGTAAATGTTATCGGCAAGAAAAGAGATCGACTTGTGGCGGTGGGACCCATCGATACTCCGGTTTCCTCAAAACTGGTGCAGGACATTGTAAACGAGTGTATAGAAAAAGGAATAACTAAAATTGATGTGCTTGGTTTCGATTATGAAATGGGGCTTGATTTTTCCCAGTATAAAGATCAGGGCATTGATATTGCTTTCAGAATAATTCCGAGAGAAGTTTTTGACAGAAAAGCGGTAGAAAAGGGTCAAGTGAAGTTTTATGATGTGGCGTTTATTGAAGCGAAGCCGATTATCAAAGGGAGGGGAAGCGAAAAAGAAATTTCTATCGAACTTACCGACTTTTCCGTTTTCTACAATCAAGATGATTCCGGTGAAATAGCCGAGGCGCTTCGGCCCGGTGGTTCTAAGGTTGTAGTGGAAGATGGACAAGTGGTGAAAATCACTAAAGACAAGAAAACTGAAGAAATTTCAAAAGAAGTTTTGACTAAAAAATGGAGCGACTGGATTGATTATTGGGCGGTGGATTTTGATTTTGCAAGCAGAAAAGAAATCATCAAAATAATTGAGGATGGTGAAGAAAAAGAAGTTTGGACTGGCGACTATATTTTCGACAACGAATGGCAGAGTTTCCGCACGAAAAAGAACAGAAATCTTGACCTCGTCACTCCTCCCAAGGTGGCTACAAAAGGCAAGCATAAAATAGCCGTAAAGGTCGTGGATATTTTCGGAAATGACACGACAAAGGTAATAGAAGTAAATATATGA
- a CDS encoding AAA family ATPase, with protein MKFIKKIEIHSFRSCENMHIENCENFNVFLGLNNSGKSNILRALNLFFNGEIEPGFKFLLERDGNFPPKKRKKKEVEISITFDTRELKKLPQFKKAVGNIVDDYVITKVWGYQGFSEGLIVAKGKDQLDKAQNLLKFIRFRYLVAHRDPAKIIIESEKRIRKELLRRFNSRIKKSQISGGQNSITEVLKILEDASKSLIDPIALPVKSLSPEVKDLILLTPKTFQDLVISLGYAVQLKNEKMISEELQGSGFQSHLMFRVLYFADTAYSLDFGWKGITIWAIEEPESFLHKNLEIELGKFFNEISEKFRIQIFCTTHSDVFPQYAKMSYLAKFDDLKYSQLQYDVSKKIIHESSKLGISSFVHTLHFQQGVPLVLVEGKTDKKVVNKTLELLGDAEFFSIFDNFDLNLDSGGVSQLLKYLQNNKLVIDSRQKPFYIILDWNEENKTVNQFKKISKNIFPYKFDESKCNPNLDNSFSGIERYLTTDFIKNPATEKTFSYQTDSVNSSILSMKKRVLDDNKVFLADYFVKNASKLDLKFLEPEIKKALHLS; from the coding sequence ATGAAGTTTATAAAAAAAATAGAGATTCATTCTTTTAGGTCATGTGAAAATATGCACATTGAAAATTGTGAAAATTTTAATGTTTTTTTGGGTCTCAACAATTCTGGCAAATCAAATATTCTACGTGCTTTAAATTTATTTTTTAACGGAGAAATTGAGCCGGGTTTCAAATTTCTTTTGGAAAGAGATGGTAATTTCCCTCCCAAGAAACGTAAAAAGAAAGAAGTTGAAATTAGTATTACTTTTGATACAAGAGAATTAAAAAAATTACCCCAGTTTAAAAAGGCTGTTGGAAACATTGTTGATGATTATGTAATTACAAAAGTATGGGGTTACCAAGGTTTTTCTGAGGGCCTAATTGTTGCTAAAGGAAAAGACCAGCTTGATAAGGCCCAAAACCTTCTAAAATTTATAAGATTTCGATATTTAGTTGCTCATCGAGACCCTGCAAAAATCATTATAGAATCAGAAAAGCGTATACGAAAGGAACTACTTAGAAGGTTTAATTCACGTATTAAAAAGTCGCAAATTTCTGGAGGACAAAATTCCATTACCGAGGTTTTAAAAATTCTCGAAGATGCTTCAAAGTCATTAATTGACCCAATCGCACTACCCGTTAAAAGCTTATCACCGGAAGTTAAAGACCTTATCCTTTTAACACCTAAAACATTTCAAGATCTAGTTATTTCCTTGGGATACGCCGTTCAATTAAAAAATGAAAAAATGATTTCCGAAGAATTACAGGGGTCAGGCTTCCAAAGCCATTTAATGTTTAGAGTTTTGTACTTTGCGGATACGGCGTATAGTTTAGATTTTGGTTGGAAAGGTATAACAATTTGGGCTATCGAAGAACCGGAATCTTTTCTCCATAAAAATTTAGAGATAGAATTAGGGAAATTTTTTAATGAAATTTCTGAAAAATTTCGTATACAAATTTTTTGCACGACACATAGTGATGTTTTCCCTCAATATGCAAAAATGTCTTATTTAGCAAAATTTGATGATCTAAAATACTCTCAACTACAATACGATGTATCAAAAAAAATTATTCATGAGTCCTCAAAATTGGGTATTTCTTCGTTTGTTCATACACTACATTTTCAACAGGGAGTGCCACTTGTTTTAGTAGAGGGTAAAACTGACAAGAAAGTTGTGAATAAAACCTTAGAACTTTTAGGTGATGCTGAATTTTTCAGTATTTTTGATAATTTTGATTTGAATCTAGACTCTGGTGGTGTTTCTCAATTATTAAAATATTTACAAAACAACAAGTTAGTTATTGATAGTAGACAAAAACCCTTTTATATTATTTTAGATTGGAATGAAGAGAATAAAACAGTTAATCAATTTAAAAAGATTAGTAAAAATATTTTTCCATATAAGTTTGACGAGTCAAAATGTAATCCAAATCTTGACAATAGTTTTAGTGGTATAGAAAGATATTTAACAACAGACTTTATTAAGAATCCTGCAACAGAAAAGACATTTTCGTATCAAACTGATTCTGTAAATTCTTCTATTTTGTCAATGAAAAAGAGAGTATTGGACGATAATAAAGTTTTTTTAGCTGATTATTTTGTGAAAAATGCTAGTAAATTGGATTTAAAATTTTTAGAACCAGAAATTAAGAAAGCTTTACACTTAAGTTAA
- a CDS encoding DEAD/DEAH box helicase family protein codes for MALHKDFPKNPYAILDPNIRWFPADEDLREKGAIQKLLPPLVAGLREKVKEWRDKNYEGASNTSKSLLNWWFKEEHILYDQHGVSSHFKYYFAQREALETVVWLYEVAKVKDKYDLIRYNSTGVLSPQMFTEEWLRFVIKMATGAGKTKVMSLVVAWAYFHKKYEEGSNLAKNFLLITPNVIVFERIKNDFEGLKIFFSDPVLPDNGYHGQNWQDDFQMTLHLQDDLRNVSDTGNIFLTNIHRVFEGDVREASAEDEDTSRYFLGDKPVTKTSDSTVDLGMIVRDIDELIVINDEAHHLHDDKSAWVKSITDIDNRLKQKGAGLSLQLDFTATPKKNDGSIFVQTISDYPLVEAIHQRVVKNPVVPDAASRGKLKENQNTLFSERYRDYINLGIEEWKKTYEVLKPMGKKSILFIMTDDTRNCDEVAEYIETSFKELKGAVLTIHTNKSGEISESVSGKSKEELDVLRKQANEIDSWESPFKVIISVMMLKEGWDVKNVTTIVGLRPFAADSKILPEQTLGRGLRRMFFGRDDVEEYVSVVGTPAFMDFVESIKGEGVILEKKAMGTGAKPIAPMVIEVDKDNPKKDIEKLDIEIPVMSPRIQREYKNLAELDVSKFGNKKVKVKTFSEEEKREIVFKDVVDEKIHHTTILSGDIEPDYQSVIGFFAQAIMRELRLFGCYDILFGKVREFVQNNMFDSPVNLSDLNTLRNLSEVEYIRLIKDSFKKAINDLTVEDKGDTEIKNYIKISEARPFVVNDKSYLIPKKSVFNKIVGDSDFELVFSDFLENCDDAISFAKNFQNKEASALRIEYKNSEGFIATYYPDFFVKKDEKTVYIIETKGREEDDDKLKFERLQKWCEDVNDRQNRVVYKALYIKQEEWKKDKFKNFDEVVRVFDLK; via the coding sequence ATGGCACTACATAAAGACTTTCCAAAAAACCCATACGCGATACTTGACCCGAATATTCGGTGGTTTCCTGCTGACGAAGATTTGCGGGAAAAAGGAGCTATTCAAAAACTTTTACCTCCTCTTGTCGCGGGTTTGCGGGAAAAAGTAAAAGAATGGCGAGATAAAAATTACGAGGGGGCAAGTAATACTTCTAAATCACTTTTGAACTGGTGGTTCAAGGAGGAACATATTTTATATGACCAACACGGAGTATCTTCTCATTTCAAATACTATTTCGCGCAAAGAGAAGCGCTGGAAACAGTCGTATGGCTTTATGAGGTGGCGAAAGTAAAAGATAAATACGACCTCATTCGTTACAACTCTACCGGCGTATTAAGTCCGCAAATGTTTACTGAAGAGTGGCTTCGCTTTGTGATAAAAATGGCGACTGGTGCGGGTAAGACCAAAGTAATGAGTCTAGTTGTCGCATGGGCGTATTTTCATAAAAAGTATGAGGAAGGTTCAAATTTGGCAAAGAACTTTCTTTTAATAACGCCGAATGTCATTGTTTTTGAAAGAATAAAGAATGATTTTGAAGGATTGAAGATATTTTTTAGCGATCCTGTTTTGCCGGATAACGGCTATCACGGACAAAACTGGCAGGATGATTTTCAGATGACTCTGCATTTACAGGATGATTTGCGCAATGTTTCTGACACTGGAAATATATTTTTGACTAACATCCACAGAGTTTTTGAGGGTGATGTGCGCGAAGCGAGTGCAGAAGATGAGGACACTTCTCGATACTTCTTAGGCGATAAACCAGTCACAAAAACAAGCGACTCTACTGTGGATTTGGGGATGATAGTAAGAGATATCGACGAGCTTATTGTAATCAATGATGAAGCTCACCATTTGCACGATGATAAATCAGCTTGGGTTAAATCAATTACCGACATAGACAATCGGCTTAAACAGAAAGGCGCGGGGCTATCTTTACAGCTTGACTTTACGGCTACACCAAAAAAGAACGATGGCTCCATTTTTGTGCAAACAATTTCCGACTATCCGCTTGTTGAGGCAATTCACCAAAGAGTTGTTAAAAATCCGGTTGTGCCGGACGCGGCAAGCCGAGGAAAACTGAAAGAAAATCAAAACACACTATTTAGCGAGAGATACCGAGATTATATAAATCTTGGTATTGAAGAATGGAAAAAAACATACGAAGTATTAAAACCGATGGGTAAAAAATCCATTCTTTTTATTATGACAGACGATACAAGGAATTGTGATGAGGTGGCGGAGTATATTGAAACAAGTTTTAAAGAGTTGAAAGGGGCAGTTTTGACTATACACACAAACAAGAGCGGAGAAATTTCTGAAAGTGTGTCCGGTAAAAGTAAAGAGGAATTGGATGTGCTTCGCAAACAAGCGAATGAAATTGATAGTTGGGAAAGCCCGTTCAAAGTAATTATTTCCGTAATGATGTTGAAAGAGGGTTGGGATGTAAAAAATGTAACGACAATCGTCGGGCTACGACCTTTCGCAGCCGATTCAAAAATTCTGCCCGAACAAACTCTCGGACGAGGACTCCGTAGGATGTTTTTTGGCAGAGATGATGTTGAGGAATATGTGAGTGTTGTCGGAACTCCCGCTTTTATGGACTTTGTTGAATCAATCAAGGGCGAGGGCGTTATTCTTGAAAAGAAAGCGATGGGAACGGGAGCCAAGCCGATAGCTCCGATGGTTATTGAGGTTGATAAGGATAATCCGAAAAAGGACATTGAGAAGCTTGATATTGAGATTCCGGTGATGTCCCCTAGAATTCAGAGGGAGTATAAAAACCTAGCCGAGCTGGATGTTTCCAAATTTGGGAATAAAAAGGTCAAAGTAAAAACATTCTCCGAAGAAGAAAAACGAGAAATCGTGTTTAAGGATGTTGTTGATGAAAAAATCCATCACACAACGATACTTTCTGGCGACATTGAACCTGATTATCAAAGCGTTATCGGATTTTTTGCGCAGGCAATAATGCGAGAACTACGGCTTTTTGGTTGCTACGATATTTTATTCGGCAAGGTAAGAGAGTTTGTGCAAAATAATATGTTTGACAGTCCCGTGAATTTATCAGACCTCAATACTCTGCGAAATTTATCCGAGGTGGAGTATATACGGCTTATAAAAGATTCTTTCAAGAAAGCCATTAACGATCTTACAGTCGAAGACAAAGGAGACACAGAGATAAAGAACTACATCAAAATTAGCGAAGCACGTCCTTTTGTCGTTAATGATAAATCGTATTTAATACCCAAAAAGTCTGTTTTCAATAAGATTGTTGGCGATAGCGATTTTGAGCTAGTATTTTCTGATTTTCTCGAAAATTGTGATGATGCGATTTCTTTCGCAAAGAATTTTCAAAATAAAGAAGCGAGCGCGCTTAGAATTGAGTATAAAAATTCGGAAGGATTTATTGCTACCTACTACCCCGATTTCTTTGTTAAGAAAGATGAAAAAACGGTTTATATTATTGAAACGAAAGGACGAGAAGAAGATGACGACAAGCTAAAATTTGAAAGACTGCAAAAGTGGTGTGAGGATGTAAATGATCGACAAAATCGGGTCGTCTATAAAGCACTTTATATCAAACAAGAAGAATGGAAAAAAGATAAATTCAAGAATTTTGATGAGGTTGTTAGGGTGTTTGATTTAAAATAA
- the ftsW gene encoding putative lipid II flippase FtsW, translating into MPRKRDSILFGIILAFVAVGALALMSASLGLFEESLSPFKLILRQLVLGLGLGFLFFYLADKVHYRFWHKTAFWIFLASLALTILVFVPGIGFESGGAKRWISFGPLFMQPSEFLKIGFVIYLAAWLSSRGREVGSMQFGAVPIFGMILAMSAIFFKQPDLGTLGVIIISSLLLFFTAGGKLKHLGLMGVVIMVLLAGAFYFRPYSLERIQVFLNSDYDPQGAGYQVRQASIAFGSGGIFGKGFGQGLQKYNYLPEPTADAIFAVIGEEFGFVGASFLVLLFIFFLWRSTIILRRTPDIFARLLGSGIVILIVVQAFINMSALTGLLPLTGLTLPFMSQGGSSLIALLAAVGVLSNISKYR; encoded by the coding sequence ATGCCGAGAAAGCGGGATTCAATTCTTTTTGGTATAATTTTGGCTTTTGTCGCGGTTGGCGCGCTTGCTTTAATGTCGGCCTCGCTCGGGCTTTTTGAGGAAAGCTTATCTCCGTTCAAACTCATTTTACGTCAGCTCGTCTTGGGCCTCGGGCTGGGTTTTTTATTTTTTTATTTGGCCGATAAGGTTCACTACCGTTTTTGGCATAAAACCGCTTTTTGGATTTTTCTGGCCAGTTTAGCTCTGACTATTTTGGTGTTTGTGCCCGGCATAGGTTTTGAAAGCGGGGGAGCCAAGCGCTGGATAAGCTTCGGGCCTTTATTTATGCAGCCGTCAGAATTTTTAAAAATCGGCTTCGTAATATATCTGGCCGCCTGGCTTTCATCTCGCGGGCGAGAAGTCGGCTCAATGCAATTCGGAGCGGTTCCGATATTCGGAATGATACTCGCGATGTCCGCGATTTTTTTTAAACAGCCGGACTTGGGGACTCTGGGAGTGATTATCATCTCAAGTTTGCTTTTATTTTTTACCGCCGGCGGAAAATTAAAGCATCTTGGTCTGATGGGCGTTGTTATAATGGTTTTGCTGGCCGGGGCGTTTTATTTCAGGCCGTATTCTCTGGAGAGAATACAGGTATTTTTAAACAGTGATTACGACCCGCAGGGCGCGGGTTACCAGGTGCGTCAGGCCTCCATCGCTTTTGGTTCCGGAGGAATTTTCGGCAAAGGTTTCGGCCAGGGACTGCAAAAATATAATTATCTTCCGGAGCCGACGGCGGATGCGATATTCGCGGTAATCGGAGAAGAATTCGGATTCGTCGGCGCCTCTTTTTTGGTGCTGCTTTTTATATTTTTTCTGTGGCGTTCAACCATTATTTTAAGGAGAACTCCTGATATTTTCGCTAGACTCCTTGGCTCCGGAATTGTTATACTGATAGTTGTTCAGGCTTTTATAAATATGTCGGCTCTTACCGGTTTATTGCCGTTGACCGGCCTGACCCTTCCTTTTATGAGCCAGGGCGGATCGTCTTTGATCGCGCTGCTTGCGGCCGTCGGCGTTTTATCCAACATTTCAAAATATCGATAA
- the murG gene encoding undecaprenyldiphospho-muramoylpentapeptide beta-N-acetylglucosaminyltransferase yields the protein MRILLTGGGTGGHFFPIVAVIRALKKMAESEKFVEMELVYLSDSPYDLGILKEEGVEFISVPAGKIRRYFSLFNFTDLFKTAWGIIRAIIYVFGKMPDVIFAKGGYASFPALIAARLFKIPVIIHESDSAPGRVNRWAGSFAKRIAISFPESAKYFPSSKTALIGNPVRERILGGNIEEARSIFGYEDVPTVLVLGGSQGSAKLNDILIDILPEILKEAKIIHQCGKNNFDDVSKRISVVLGQNQFKNRYKLFAFLDENILRSAVLVSNLIVSRAGAGAIYEIAAWGKPSLLIPLHNSAQDHQRQNAYAYARAGGAALVVEEENLAPNLLLAEIRKLLSDKPRLERMARAASNFAKIDAAEILARQIILLALEHVR from the coding sequence ATGAGAATTCTTTTGACCGGAGGGGGAACCGGAGGCCACTTTTTTCCGATAGTGGCCGTAATCCGCGCGCTTAAAAAAATGGCCGAATCCGAAAAATTTGTTGAAATGGAGCTAGTGTATCTTTCGGATAGTCCCTACGACCTCGGCATTTTAAAAGAAGAGGGAGTGGAATTCATATCTGTTCCGGCTGGAAAAATCCGCCGTTACTTTTCCTTGTTTAATTTCACCGATTTATTTAAAACCGCCTGGGGCATAATCCGCGCGATAATATACGTTTTTGGCAAGATGCCTGACGTTATTTTTGCTAAGGGAGGGTATGCCAGTTTTCCGGCCCTGATTGCGGCGAGGCTTTTTAAAATTCCGGTAATAATCCATGAATCGGATTCGGCGCCGGGCCGGGTTAACCGCTGGGCCGGATCTTTTGCCAAACGCATCGCTATTTCGTTTCCGGAAAGCGCAAAATATTTTCCTTCCTCCAAAACGGCTTTAATCGGAAATCCGGTTCGGGAACGGATTTTGGGCGGGAACATTGAAGAGGCCCGGTCTATTTTTGGCTATGAAGATGTTCCGACCGTGCTGGTTCTTGGCGGTTCGCAGGGTTCTGCTAAATTAAACGATATTTTAATAGATATACTTCCCGAAATTTTAAAAGAAGCAAAAATTATCCATCAATGCGGTAAGAATAATTTTGACGATGTTTCCAAGAGGATCTCGGTGGTTTTGGGGCAGAATCAATTTAAAAACAGGTATAAACTTTTTGCCTTTTTAGATGAAAATATTTTGCGAAGCGCCGTTTTAGTGTCAAATTTAATTGTTTCGCGGGCGGGCGCCGGAGCGATATATGAGATAGCCGCGTGGGGTAAGCCGTCTTTATTGATACCTCTTCATAATTCAGCCCAAGACCATCAGCGTCAAAATGCTTACGCTTACGCCCGAGCCGGCGGCGCTGCTCTGGTGGTTGAAGAAGAAAATCTGGCTCCGAATCTTCTTTTGGCTGAAATACGAAAATTATTAAGCGATAAGCCGCGGCTCGAAAGAATGGCCCGGGCGGCTTCCAATTTCGCCAAAATTGACGCCGCCGAAATCCTGGCGCGCCAGATTATATTATTGGCTTTGGAACATGTAAGATAA
- a CDS encoding glutamate--tRNA ligase produces the protein MIRTRIAPSPTGTLHLGTARSALFNFIFARQRRGKFILRIEDTDLERSDPVFEKDIQEGLKWLGLNWDEFYRQSDRLDLYENYLKKLLERGLIFWCPHSEEELAAERQEQALRKEVLRHFCPYRDGSADSRGGKSILRFKNDVKETIVFNDLIRGKISFDGQILGDFSVAKNMRNPLYNFAVVVDDYEMAISHVIRGEDHISNTPRQIILQDALDFKRPEYAHLPLILGQDRSKLSKRHGATSVLEYKKSGYLAEAMINFMILLGWHPASLSAAKARDKSLEKEKEVFTTDEIIEQFSLQRVQKGGAVFDIDKLNWLNHLYIKKMEIKDLAEILKHFAGELGQKIEADFEKWLKITSLMRDRLTVLNEVGESAEYFYNEPYYPRELLFWKENQPAENILRHLKHIYKTLLDIKKWQKENLENKLMPYADEAGRGEVLWPLRAALSGKRASAGPFEIAEILGKNESLRRVEKAIKIIEQI, from the coding sequence ATGATTCGCACTCGCATAGCGCCTTCTCCAACCGGAACTTTGCATTTGGGCACAGCTAGATCCGCTCTTTTTAATTTTATTTTCGCGCGTCAGCGCCGCGGGAAGTTTATTTTAAGAATAGAGGACACTGATTTGGAACGATCCGATCCGGTTTTTGAAAAAGACATACAGGAAGGATTAAAGTGGCTCGGACTAAATTGGGACGAGTTTTATCGCCAGTCTGACCGATTAGACCTGTACGAAAATTATTTGAAAAAACTTTTGGAGCGCGGTTTGATTTTTTGGTGTCCTCATTCCGAAGAGGAATTGGCCGCTGAACGTCAAGAACAGGCGTTAAGAAAAGAAGTATTGCGCCACTTTTGTCCATATCGTGACGGTTCGGCCGACAGCCGGGGCGGTAAAAGCATTTTAAGGTTTAAAAATGATGTTAAGGAAACAATAGTTTTTAATGATTTAATCCGCGGGAAAATAAGTTTTGACGGCCAAATCCTGGGGGATTTTTCAGTGGCTAAAAATATGCGCAACCCTCTGTATAATTTCGCGGTGGTGGTGGATGATTATGAAATGGCGATATCGCATGTCATACGAGGAGAAGACCATATTTCAAACACGCCCAGGCAGATTATTTTGCAGGACGCCCTGGATTTTAAACGTCCCGAATACGCTCATCTGCCTTTAATTTTGGGCCAAGACCGTTCAAAACTTTCCAAGCGCCATGGCGCTACGTCCGTACTGGAGTATAAAAAATCAGGATATCTGGCCGAGGCAATGATAAATTTTATGATTCTCTTGGGTTGGCATCCCGCATCTTTGTCTGCGGCAAAGGCGCGGGACAAGTCTCTGGAAAAAGAAAAGGAAGTTTTTACAACGGATGAAATTATTGAACAATTTTCATTGCAGCGCGTTCAAAAGGGCGGAGCCGTTTTTGATATTGATAAGCTTAATTGGCTGAACCATTTGTACATAAAAAAAATGGAAATAAAAGACCTGGCTGAAATACTGAAACATTTTGCCGGAGAACTTGGCCAAAAAATTGAAGCTGATTTTGAAAAATGGTTAAAAATAACTTCTTTGATGCGGGATCGCCTGACCGTTTTAAACGAGGTAGGGGAGTCGGCCGAATATTTTTACAATGAACCGTATTATCCGAGAGAACTTCTTTTTTGGAAAGAAAATCAGCCCGCCGAAAATATTTTGCGACATTTAAAACATATCTACAAAACACTGTTAGATATCAAAAAATGGCAAAAAGAAAATCTTGAAAATAAACTTATGCCCTATGCCGATGAAGCCGGCCGGGGAGAAGTTTTATGGCCCTTGAGGGCGGCTCTTTCCGGAAAACGCGCGTCAGCCGGTCCGTTTGAGATTGCTGAAATTTTAGGCAAAAACGAATCGCTCAGGCGCGTTGAAAAAGCAATTAAAATTATTGAGCAAATATGA